A stretch of the Hydra vulgaris chromosome 09, alternate assembly HydraT2T_AEP genome encodes the following:
- the LOC136085330 gene encoding jerky protein homolog-like, translating to MSKIIKRKQPTLAAFGFTKNVMHRGEMSAIRLPLEAVETSVECKHCKKLFKSQQGLAFHVKVIHGISKQDCKHSQSQVLQRNEELITLAVKDVLNNIVNKVVSEMKKSEESRQLAGKKRHQYTAAFKAEAINAYGYEANQETIAESFGVTQSQISRWLKKKETIIKDAESSYRRLFLKGRRSTKYLELYEAIYNEFLQARSKGHIVNFSWLWSKARNIQLNIDPNVEIKLHVIVRFLQKKELKMRSKQRNKRKHKKEMEPLLQKWHATFREKCIRTGSKDPSYDKKWGRYQPGQRLNVDQSPLPFVVHGKKTYEYVPKGQGATHNTWISQPGSGLEKRQCSLQIMFRPEGEQPKLAIIFRGQGKRISKDEKLAWHKDIHVYFQQNAWLDQNVCKHWCDKTLLPFVKEQKLDKFVLLLDNLKGQMQEDFKDAVAAAKGLLWYGLPSATDLWQPVDAGYAATLKRLITIEHQKWLDRDNHSDRWFSNEMPYTAKERRILITHWAGEAWKALNTSKYDKQRKKCWTMTGCLMTSDGSEDSLVKPEGLDCYKVPPPSIIDPGSDQPIGNQG from the coding sequence atgtcaaaGATAATAAAGAGAAAGCAGCCTACATTGGCAGCGTTTGGTTtcacaaaaaatgttatgcaCAGAGGAGAAATGAGTGCAATCCGATTGCCGTTAGAAGCTGTTGAAACTAGTGTTGAATgcaaacattgcaaaaaattatttaaaagccaACAAGGACTAGCTTTTCATGTTAAAGTTATTCACGGAATTAGCAAACAAGATTGTAAACATTCACAATCACAAGTTCTTCAAAGAAACGAAGAACTTATCACTCTAGCAGTGAAAGATGTGCTCAATAATATAGTCAACAAAGTTGTTagtgaaatgaaaaaaagtgaagAGTCTCGCCAATTAGCTGGTAAGAAACGCCACCAATATACTGCTGCCTTTAAAGCAGAAGCAATTAACGCCTATGGTTATGAGGCAAATCAAGAAACTATAGCAGAGTCGTTTGGTGTAACACAAAGTCAGATTTCGCGatggcttaaaaaaaaagaaactattatTAAAGATGCCGAATCATCCTATCGCAGATTGTTTCTGAAGGGAAGACGTTCCACAAAATATCTTGAACTGTACGAAGCTATTTACAATGAATTTTTACAAGCCAGATCGAAAGGTCATATTGTAAACTTTTCCTGGCTTTGGAGTAAAGCTAGAAATATACAATTAAACATTGATCCAAACGTGGAAATAAAACTTCATGTTATAGTtcgatttttacaaaaaaaagagttaaaaatgaGATCGAAACAAAGAAACAAAAGGAAACATAAGAAAGAAATGGAACCATTATTACAGAAATGGCATGCCACATTCAGAGAAAAGTGTATCAGAACAGGTTCTAAAGATCCAAGTTACGACAAAAAATGGGGACGGTACCAACCTGGACAAAGGCTCAATGTTGACCAGAGCCCACTTCCCTTTGTTGTTCATGGTAAGAAAACTTATGAGTATGTACCCAAGGGTCAAGGTGCAACACATAATACATGGATCTCACAACCCGGCTCAGGATTGGAAAAAAGGCAATGTTCCCTTCAAATTATGTTTCGCCCAGAAGGAGAGCAACCAAAGCTAGCCATCATTTTTAGAGGTCAAGGAAAACGCATTTCAAAAGACGAAAAGTTAGCATGGCACAAAGATATTCACGTTTACTTCCAGCAAAATGCTTGGTTAGACCAAAACGTCTGTAAGCACTGGTGTGATAAAACACTTCTTCCatttgtaaaagaacaaaaGCTTGATAAATTTGTTCTTTTGCTGGACAACTTGAAGGGACAGATGCAGGAGGATTTTAAAGATGCTGTGGCTGCTGCTAAAGGACTTCTCTGGTACGGTCTACCAAGTGCCACTGACCTTTGGCAACCAGTTGACGCAGGATATGCTGCCACTCTGAAAAGACTTATTACCATTGAACATCAAAAATGGCTCGATAGAGATAATCATTCTGATAGATGGTTCAGTAATGAAATGCCCTACACTGCAAAAGAGAGACGAATTTTGATTACACATTGGGCAGGGGAAGCATGGAAAGCTTTAAACACTTCAAAGTATGACAAGCAAAGGAAGAAATGTTGGACGATGACTGGATGTTTAATGACTTCTGATGGCTCAGAAGATTCGCTAGTTAAACCAGAGGGCCTTGATTGTTATAAAGTTCCCCCACCATCCATCATTGATCCTGGAAGTGATCAACCCATAGGAAATCAGGGGTGA